In Pedobacter sp. SL55, the following proteins share a genomic window:
- a CDS encoding four helix bundle protein, with translation MQNYKELKVWEKPHQLVLEIYRLTAKFPKEEIFGVTSQIRRAAASIPANIAEGCGKKSQLDFANFLNISLGSANETDYFLLLCRDLNYISETEFLELENTINAIKAMLINLITKVRSK, from the coding sequence ATGCAGAACTACAAAGAATTAAAAGTTTGGGAAAAACCACACCAACTTGTTCTGGAAATCTATAGATTAACTGCAAAATTTCCTAAAGAAGAAATATTTGGGGTAACTAGTCAGATAAGAAGGGCCGCGGCTTCAATTCCAGCAAATATTGCTGAAGGTTGTGGTAAGAAATCTCAATTGGATTTTGCCAACTTTCTAAATATTTCATTAGGCTCTGCAAACGAAACGGATTACTTTCTACTTTTATGTAGAGATTTAAATTACATCTCCGAAACTGAGTTTTTAGAATTGGAGAATACAATAAACGCCATTAAGGCGATGCTCATTAATTTGATTACCAAAGTTAGAAGTAAGTAG
- a CDS encoding aspartate aminotransferase family protein, whose translation MNLYDVYPLNDIEITEAQGSNVWDANGQKYLDLYGGHAVISIGHTNPHYVQRLTEQLNKVGFYSNSIKIPLQAQLAEKLGQVSGKTDYQLFLLNSGAEANENALKLASFYNGRKKIIAFKGAFHGRTSLAVAATDNPKIVAPVNETENITFLPFNDEQALADEFAKHGNEIAAVIIEGIQGVGGIKEASKSFLQKIRSLCDEHNAVYIADSVQCGYGRTGQFYSHDWAGVEADIYTMAKGMGNGFPIAGISIAPKFKPWHGQLGTTFGGNHLACAAALAVLEVIEKDNLMKNAEEVGTYLIEELKKFEQVKEVRGRGLMIGIELPEELAHVKKDLLFKHFIFTGEAKPNVIRLLPALNLTKAHADEFLEALKKVLSST comes from the coding sequence ATGAACTTATACGACGTATATCCATTAAACGACATAGAAATCACGGAAGCACAAGGCAGCAATGTTTGGGATGCTAACGGGCAAAAATATTTAGACCTTTATGGTGGTCATGCGGTAATTAGCATTGGCCATACCAACCCACATTATGTGCAACGTTTAACCGAGCAATTAAACAAAGTTGGATTTTATTCTAACTCTATCAAAATTCCTTTGCAAGCGCAATTGGCGGAGAAACTAGGGCAGGTTTCTGGTAAAACCGATTACCAATTGTTCTTATTGAACTCTGGTGCCGAAGCGAACGAAAATGCGCTAAAGCTAGCGTCATTCTACAACGGAAGAAAGAAAATCATTGCTTTTAAAGGAGCTTTCCATGGCCGTACTTCTTTAGCCGTCGCCGCTACAGACAATCCAAAAATTGTAGCGCCGGTAAATGAAACAGAGAACATCACATTCTTGCCTTTTAACGATGAGCAAGCATTGGCTGATGAATTTGCAAAACACGGAAACGAAATTGCTGCGGTAATCATCGAAGGCATCCAAGGTGTTGGGGGCATCAAAGAAGCATCAAAAAGTTTCTTGCAGAAAATTCGTTCACTTTGTGACGAGCATAATGCAGTTTACATCGCCGATAGCGTACAATGTGGTTACGGCCGTACAGGTCAGTTTTATTCGCATGATTGGGCTGGCGTAGAAGCGGATATTTATACCATGGCCAAAGGAATGGGCAACGGATTTCCTATCGCAGGGATTTCTATCGCTCCGAAATTTAAACCTTGGCACGGGCAATTGGGTACTACTTTTGGTGGTAATCATTTGGCTTGTGCCGCAGCATTAGCAGTTTTAGAGGTTATCGAGAAAGATAACTTGATGAAAAATGCTGAGGAAGTTGGAACGTACTTGATTGAAGAGCTAAAGAAATTTGAGCAAGTAAAAGAAGTACGTGGCAGAGGCTTAATGATCGGCATCGAATTACCAGAAGAATTAGCTCACGTGAAAAAGGATTTGTTATTCAAGCATTTCATCTTTACTGGAGAAGCTAAGCCTAACGTAATTCGTTTATTGCCAGCTTTGAATTTGACAAAGGCACATGCAGATGAGTTTTTGGAGGCGTTGAAAAAGGTTTTAAGTTCTACGTAA
- a CDS encoding four helix bundle protein encodes MRDYKKLDVWKKAHELNMFIKKSIATQFPKEERFELISQLTRASLSIPLNIVEGCGRFTDKDFAHFLNIALGSTNEIDYCCLCASELKYISEEDYLKVNQSINEVRAMLISFLKFLRSGGENLKP; translated from the coding sequence ATGAGGGACTACAAAAAACTCGATGTTTGGAAAAAGGCACATGAGCTAAACATGTTCATCAAAAAGAGTATTGCTACTCAATTTCCAAAAGAAGAACGATTTGAATTGATATCTCAGTTAACTAGAGCTTCATTATCCATACCCTTAAATATTGTAGAAGGATGCGGAAGATTTACAGATAAAGATTTTGCACATTTTCTCAATATTGCTCTGGGTTCTACTAATGAAATAGATTACTGCTGCTTGTGTGCATCAGAGTTAAAGTATATTAGTGAAGAAGATTACCTAAAAGTGAACCAATCAATTAACGAAGTTAGAGCAATGCTAATTTCTTTTTTAAAATTTTTAAGAAGTGGAGGGGAAAACCTTAAACCCTAA
- the argC gene encoding N-acetyl-gamma-glutamyl-phosphate reductase, with protein sequence MIKAGIIGGAGYTGGEMLRILVNHPQVEIAFVNSSSNAGNLISDVHTDLFGDTDLRFTDQISQDIDVLFLCVGHGDAKKFLEANPIDERIKIIDLSQDFRLNRNSSIENRQFVYGLPELNKDKIQSARNIANPGCFATCIQLGLLPLASKGLLQSEVHINATTGSTGAGQSLSKTSHFSWRNNNLSIYKAFEHQHLNEIGESLVQANGAPLPLGGTGGGLLTFIPQRGDFTRGILAAMYIESDLTEEQAYELYENYYAGHSFTHVSRKNIDLKQVVNTNKCLVHLEKHGNKLFIISIIDNLLKGASGQAVQNMNLMFGLEETAGLKLKAANF encoded by the coding sequence ATGATAAAAGCAGGAATTATTGGAGGAGCAGGTTACACTGGTGGCGAGATGCTACGTATCTTGGTAAACCACCCACAAGTAGAAATTGCTTTTGTAAATAGCAGCAGTAACGCTGGAAATCTGATTTCGGATGTGCATACTGATTTATTTGGCGATACTGACTTACGTTTTACTGACCAAATTTCGCAAGACATCGACGTTTTGTTTTTATGTGTTGGCCATGGTGATGCGAAGAAGTTTTTGGAAGCTAATCCTATTGATGAGCGCATTAAAATCATTGATTTGTCTCAAGACTTCAGGTTAAATCGTAATTCGTCAATCGAAAATCGTCAATTCGTTTACGGTCTTCCAGAATTAAATAAAGATAAAATCCAATCTGCACGAAATATTGCTAATCCAGGCTGTTTTGCTACTTGCATTCAGTTAGGTTTGTTGCCATTGGCTTCAAAAGGTTTGTTGCAAAGCGAAGTACATATTAACGCAACTACAGGTTCTACTGGTGCCGGACAAAGCTTGAGCAAAACTTCGCACTTCAGCTGGAGAAACAACAATCTTTCCATTTACAAAGCTTTTGAACACCAACACTTGAATGAAATTGGCGAGAGTTTAGTGCAAGCGAATGGAGCTCCCCTCCCTTTGGGAGGGACTGGGGGCGGGCTTCTTACTTTCATCCCACAACGTGGCGATTTTACCAGAGGGATTTTGGCTGCGATGTATATTGAAAGCGATTTGACGGAAGAACAAGCTTACGAGCTTTACGAAAATTATTATGCTGGTCATTCATTTACTCACGTAAGCCGGAAAAACATCGATTTAAAGCAAGTGGTAAACACAAACAAATGCCTTGTACATTTAGAAAAGCACGGCAATAAATTGTTTATCATTAGCATTATAGATAACCTTTTAAAAGGCGCCAGCGGCCAAGCAGTTCAGAATATGAACTTGATGTTTGGTCTGGAAGAAACAGCGGGTTTGAAGTTGAAAGCAGCGAATTTTTAG
- a CDS encoding GNAT family N-acetyltransferase, producing the protein MSKIEIKRIDEKEANLVVGLFNQYRIFYGKFSDLGMAKAFIDARLENNESVIFVALDGDKPVGFTQLYPKYSSARLTKNWILNDLFVDPDYRKQGIGEALIKTVIDFAKGQGSTFVQLETAVDNFTAQSLYEQIGFVKQGPDEEFLLYKIEIK; encoded by the coding sequence ATGAGTAAAATAGAAATTAAACGTATTGATGAAAAAGAAGCTAATCTAGTGGTTGGCTTGTTTAATCAGTACAGGATATTTTACGGTAAGTTCTCTGATTTAGGAATGGCGAAAGCATTCATCGACGCTCGTTTGGAGAATAACGAATCGGTAATTTTTGTAGCACTTGATGGGGACAAGCCAGTTGGATTTACACAGCTTTATCCAAAATATTCGTCCGCTAGATTAACCAAAAATTGGATATTGAACGATTTGTTTGTTGATCCAGACTACCGTAAACAGGGAATTGGTGAAGCACTCATCAAAACTGTAATCGATTTTGCCAAAGGGCAAGGTTCTACTTTTGTTCAGCTAGAAACAGCCGTTGATAATTTTACAGCGCAAAGCCTTTACGAACAAATTGGTTTTGTAAAACAAGGACCAGACGAAGAATTTTTACTTTATAAAATTGAAATAAAATAG
- the argG gene encoding argininosuccinate synthase, with translation MKKKVVLAFSGGLDTSFCCIHLTKDRDLEVHSVVVNTGGFSDEELKEIEARAYALGVTSHAAVDETENYYNDSIKYLIYGNVLKNATYPLSVSAERVCQATAIANYVKKIGADYVAHGSTGAGNDQVRFDMIFNILIPNVEIITPIRDLKLSREAEIEYLAKHGVVYTAEKAKYSINKGLWGTSVGGAETLTSNKTLPESAWPTQVTETEARQVELTFEKGELVAVDGEKLEPVRAIQKLQAIAAPFGVGRDVHVGDTIIGIKGRVGFEAAGPMVIIKAHHALEKHTLTKWQLSWKENLSSFYGNWLHEGQFHDPIMRDMEAFLTSTQSTVNGKVFVELLPYRFHIVGIESANDLMSNKFGSYGEMNNAWSGEDVKGFSKIFGNQVMIWHKVNSEA, from the coding sequence ATGAAGAAAAAAGTTGTTTTAGCATTTAGCGGAGGTTTAGACACCTCATTCTGCTGCATTCATTTAACTAAAGACAGAGATTTAGAAGTACACTCGGTAGTGGTAAACACTGGTGGTTTTTCTGATGAAGAGCTAAAGGAAATTGAAGCACGGGCTTATGCTTTAGGGGTAACCTCGCACGCTGCCGTAGATGAAACCGAAAACTATTACAACGATAGCATCAAGTATTTGATTTATGGCAACGTGTTGAAAAATGCTACTTATCCATTATCGGTAAGTGCAGAGCGTGTTTGCCAAGCTACAGCTATTGCTAATTACGTAAAAAAAATTGGTGCAGATTACGTAGCTCACGGTAGTACAGGTGCGGGTAACGACCAAGTGCGTTTTGATATGATTTTCAATATCCTAATTCCTAACGTGGAAATCATTACGCCAATTAGAGATTTGAAATTATCACGCGAAGCGGAAATTGAGTATTTAGCCAAACACGGTGTGGTTTACACTGCCGAAAAAGCAAAATATTCGATCAACAAAGGTTTGTGGGGTACTTCGGTAGGTGGTGCAGAAACATTGACATCTAACAAAACTTTACCAGAAAGTGCTTGGCCAACGCAGGTAACTGAAACCGAAGCTAGGCAAGTAGAATTAACTTTCGAAAAAGGAGAATTGGTGGCTGTAGATGGCGAGAAATTAGAGCCTGTAAGAGCCATCCAAAAGTTACAAGCTATTGCAGCTCCTTTTGGTGTAGGTCGTGATGTTCACGTGGGTGATACCATTATTGGCATTAAAGGTCGTGTGGGTTTTGAGGCGGCAGGGCCGATGGTGATCATCAAAGCGCACCACGCTTTAGAGAAACACACCTTAACCAAATGGCAGTTGAGCTGGAAAGAAAACTTATCATCATTTTATGGAAACTGGTTGCACGAAGGTCAATTCCACGATCCAATTATGAGAGACATGGAAGCTTTCTTAACTTCTACACAAAGTACCGTTAACGGTAAAGTATTTGTTGAGTTGTTGCCTTATCGTTTCCACATTGTGGGTATAGAAAGTGCTAACGATTTAATGAGCAACAAATTTGGTAGCTACGGCGAAATGAACAATGCTTGGAGCGGCGAAGATGTAAAAGGTTTCTCTAAAATTTTCGGTAACCAAGTAATGATTTGGCATAAAGTTAATTCAGAAGCGTAG
- a CDS encoding GNAT family N-acetyltransferase encodes MNNNDFIVQVALPEHRVFAEEIVEEMAESAKARGTGIAKRSPEYVAGKMQEGKSVIAFHKDGSWAGFCYIETWSHGQFVANSGLIVSPKYRKEGLAKAIKEEIFALSRKLYPKAKIFGLTTGLAVMKINSDLGYEPVTYSELTQDEEFWKGCQSCVNFDILKMKERKNCMCTAMLYDPKEKKHEAAKEFAEELQKKPKLYERFMRIKQRLIEKKGGSDLKSLLLFLAFINK; translated from the coding sequence ATGAATAATAACGATTTTATAGTGCAAGTCGCACTTCCTGAACATCGTGTTTTTGCAGAAGAAATAGTTGAAGAGATGGCCGAGTCTGCGAAAGCTAGAGGTACGGGTATCGCTAAACGTTCGCCAGAATATGTTGCGGGCAAAATGCAAGAGGGCAAATCTGTCATTGCTTTTCATAAGGATGGCTCGTGGGCAGGCTTTTGCTACATCGAAACCTGGAGCCACGGTCAGTTTGTGGCTAACTCGGGTCTAATTGTAAGTCCTAAATACCGTAAAGAAGGATTGGCAAAAGCCATTAAGGAAGAAATTTTCGCCTTGTCACGTAAACTTTATCCTAAAGCAAAAATATTTGGCCTAACTACAGGTTTGGCGGTAATGAAAATCAACTCTGATTTGGGTTACGAACCTGTGACCTACTCGGAACTTACGCAAGATGAAGAATTTTGGAAAGGCTGCCAAAGCTGTGTAAACTTCGATATCTTGAAGATGAAAGAACGCAAGAATTGCATGTGTACGGCAATGTTGTACGATCCGAAAGAGAAAAAACACGAAGCTGCCAAAGAGTTTGCGGAAGAGCTGCAGAAAAAACCGAAGCTTTACGAACGTTTTATGCGGATTAAACAGCGTTTAATTGAGAAAAAAGGTGGCAGCGATTTAAAATCACTGTTGTTGTTTTTGGCGTTCATTAATAAATAG
- a CDS encoding DUF4397 domain-containing protein, producing the protein MNTTRTKISFKTLYALVAIATVTLLSACGKGENQVTEYGSLSVYNASPSSTTYDVYLNSSKLNSAALPYAGGVKYVQLTAGSYETKFTVASETASIYTKTGINIANNAFSTLYLTGTTGSFDGLLVADEFAGAATDKAHVRFINLSPDAPALDLRIKDATSNLTSNKAYKTNSGFTAVDAGAKTFEIKETTSGNVKATVDRTLVNGTFYTIIAGGKITPGTNERAFNGQIIQHQ; encoded by the coding sequence ATGAATACAACTCGTACAAAAATTTCTTTTAAAACATTATATGCATTAGTTGCGATAGCAACCGTTACCTTACTTTCGGCATGTGGTAAAGGAGAAAACCAAGTAACAGAATATGGTTCTTTAAGTGTATACAACGCTTCGCCGAGTTCTACAACCTATGATGTTTACCTTAATAGTTCCAAGTTAAATAGCGCAGCATTGCCTTACGCTGGCGGTGTAAAATATGTTCAGCTTACTGCTGGAAGCTATGAAACCAAGTTTACCGTTGCTTCCGAAACGGCTTCGATTTATACTAAAACAGGTATTAATATTGCGAACAATGCTTTTTCTACTTTATACTTAACTGGTACTACGGGTAGTTTCGATGGCCTTTTGGTGGCTGATGAATTTGCAGGTGCGGCAACTGATAAAGCTCATGTGCGTTTCATTAACCTATCGCCAGATGCCCCGGCTTTAGATTTACGTATTAAAGATGCAACAAGCAACCTTACTTCTAACAAAGCTTACAAAACTAACAGTGGTTTTACAGCGGTAGATGCAGGAGCAAAAACTTTTGAGATTAAAGAAACCACTTCTGGTAATGTTAAAGCTACGGTTGATAGAACCCTAGTAAACGGAACTTTTTACACCATTATTGCTGGCGGAAAAATCACTCCAGGTACAAATGAAAGGGCTTTTAATGGGCAAATTATTCAGCATCAATAA
- a CDS encoding TonB-dependent receptor — MSLRLQLTAMLLCVFSLSAFAQTGTIKGKITTADGQPAGYISVGLKNNNHNTLTDDNGNFSLNKVKSGDYTIRVSAVGIKSQEKNISIKVGETATVNFSLTENNEALKEVTIAGKKNKYKVSLPSASLRLNEPLLEAPQNIQTVSEQLIKDQQIISMSDGLIRNVSGAARSEHWGDLYTNIKMRGSQVQAMRNGFNFVNSYWGPLTEDMSFVDHIEFVKGPAGFMLSNGDPSGLYNVVTKKPTGINKGEVSFTVGSYDLYRTAVDFDHKITGDGKLLFRLNAAAQTKGSFRPYEKNDRYTFAPSLSYQLTRNTKITAEYALQNAKMTEVGSYYVFSPNGYATLPRDFTLTQPGVPDTRINDHSAFVNVQHNFSDTWKATAQVAYSKYLQTGYSSWPSAVNTDNTVIRNVGIWDAESSMKLAQFFINGQMKTGGIVHRILAGFDGGKKAYIADWGQSHDLDLASAPFNVNNPNYGFPANGYPNFDRSQPLQVRGAANNIDQKYLSAYLQDELGFFENKLRLTLAGRYTYINQSAYSGKPETAKKVTPRVGLSYSVDKNTSVYAVYDQSFLPQTGILRNGDENPPLTGTNYEAGIKKDWLDGRWNTTLSVYRIVKQNELGPDPFSTPNENFSIVIGEKRAQGFEFDLRGEITSGLKLIANYAYTDGKVTEVNPSVTWMVVGDAVPGFSKHTSNAWLSYTLQSGALKGTGINAGFTHLAGRAMGTFSGTNEERNLPNYFKVDGGLFWENKSLRINANVFNVLDKYLFTGAYYTGYWNAPNYDLGVYSWQAEAPRNYRLSIAYKF, encoded by the coding sequence ATGAGTTTACGTTTACAACTTACAGCAATGTTACTCTGCGTTTTTAGCCTATCAGCTTTTGCGCAAACAGGAACTATCAAAGGAAAAATTACCACCGCCGACGGCCAGCCTGCCGGATACATTAGCGTTGGTTTAAAAAACAACAACCACAATACCCTTACCGATGATAATGGAAACTTTTCATTGAATAAAGTAAAGTCAGGCGATTATACCATACGTGTAAGTGCGGTAGGCATTAAATCGCAGGAAAAAAACATCAGTATTAAGGTAGGCGAAACCGCTACGGTTAACTTTAGCTTAACCGAAAACAATGAAGCTTTGAAAGAAGTAACCATTGCGGGTAAGAAAAATAAGTACAAAGTAAGTTTGCCATCGGCTTCGCTTAGGTTAAACGAACCATTGTTAGAAGCACCACAAAACATACAAACGGTTAGCGAACAACTTATCAAAGATCAGCAAATTATTAGCATGAGCGATGGTTTGATTAGAAACGTTAGTGGTGCTGCAAGGTCTGAGCACTGGGGAGATTTGTACACCAATATTAAAATGCGTGGTTCGCAAGTGCAAGCCATGCGTAATGGCTTCAACTTTGTAAATTCGTATTGGGGTCCACTAACCGAAGACATGAGCTTTGTAGATCACATTGAGTTTGTAAAAGGTCCGGCTGGCTTTATGCTAAGCAACGGCGACCCAAGCGGCCTATACAATGTAGTAACCAAAAAACCTACAGGTATTAACAAAGGAGAGGTTTCCTTTACTGTTGGCAGCTACGATTTGTATAGAACAGCTGTTGATTTCGATCATAAAATTACTGGTGATGGAAAGCTCTTGTTCAGGCTAAATGCCGCCGCACAAACTAAGGGTTCTTTTAGACCTTACGAGAAAAACGACCGCTATACTTTTGCTCCATCGTTAAGCTATCAATTAACCCGCAACACAAAAATTACTGCCGAGTATGCTTTGCAAAACGCAAAAATGACTGAAGTAGGTTCATACTATGTATTTAGTCCTAACGGATATGCCACCTTACCGAGAGATTTTACTTTAACTCAGCCGGGCGTACCAGATACTAGAATTAACGACCATAGTGCTTTTGTAAACGTACAACATAATTTTAGCGATACTTGGAAAGCAACTGCACAAGTAGCCTATTCTAAATACCTGCAAACTGGCTATAGCTCGTGGCCGTCGGCTGTAAATACCGATAACACTGTTATTAGAAATGTAGGTATTTGGGATGCCGAAAGTTCCATGAAATTAGCCCAATTTTTTATCAACGGGCAAATGAAAACTGGAGGCATTGTGCACCGAATTTTAGCGGGATTTGATGGTGGAAAGAAAGCATATATTGCAGATTGGGGCCAATCTCACGATTTAGATCTTGCCTCTGCTCCTTTTAACGTAAATAATCCAAATTACGGTTTTCCGGCAAATGGCTATCCTAATTTTGATAGAAGCCAGCCTTTACAAGTTAGAGGTGCAGCAAACAACATCGACCAAAAATACCTGAGTGCTTACCTACAAGATGAGCTAGGTTTCTTTGAAAATAAATTGAGATTAACTTTAGCTGGTAGATACACTTACATTAACCAATCTGCTTACAGTGGCAAGCCAGAAACAGCTAAAAAAGTAACTCCTAGAGTTGGTTTAAGCTATTCTGTAGATAAAAATACTTCAGTTTATGCCGTGTACGACCAGTCTTTTTTACCGCAAACAGGTATTTTACGTAATGGAGATGAAAACCCACCGCTTACGGGAACCAATTACGAGGCGGGCATCAAAAAAGATTGGCTAGATGGCAGGTGGAACACCACCCTTTCTGTTTACCGAATTGTGAAGCAAAATGAATTGGGTCCAGATCCTTTTAGTACACCTAACGAAAACTTTAGCATTGTAATTGGCGAAAAAAGAGCCCAAGGTTTTGAATTTGATTTACGAGGCGAAATTACATCGGGCTTAAAATTAATTGCCAACTACGCCTACACCGACGGAAAAGTAACAGAAGTAAACCCTAGCGTAACTTGGATGGTAGTTGGCGACGCAGTTCCCGGCTTTTCTAAGCACACTTCTAATGCTTGGTTAAGTTATACGTTACAAAGTGGCGCATTGAAAGGCACGGGTATTAACGCTGGTTTTACGCATTTAGCGGGCCGTGCCATGGGCACCTTTAGCGGCACCAACGAAGAACGCAACTTGCCTAACTATTTTAAAGTAGATGGTGGCTTGTTCTGGGAAAACAAAAGCTTAAGAATTAACGCCAATGTATTTAACGTGTTAGACAAATATCTATTTACTGGCGCTTATTATACCGGTTACTGGAACGCCCCAAATTACGATTTAGGCGTGTACTCTTGGCAAGCCGAAGCACCTAGAAACTACCGTTTAAGCATAGCTTATAAATTTTAA
- a CDS encoding PepSY-associated TM helix domain-containing protein, with translation MGFKKPIKKKSTFKYWIGQLHLWLGLISGLFVLFLGLTGCILAFQREIEDAVQTYRFTETQNKPLLAPTQLKAIADKALPNKHAHSVTYQPGRTTQVVYYDLVADYYYIVFVNQYTGKVLKVKNMDEDFFRIIIMGHYYLWLPPEIGQPILTTATMMFVFLLISGLVLWWPKSKAARKQRFTVKLKSKWRRLNYDLHNVLGFYITFIAIFIGLTGMVMGFQWFAKSVYWVSSGGKTMTEWEETYSDTTSLTKLSTNAAAADLLWAKFLKEDPKFKGSLDVHVPEDEKGAVEIAKNPDPNTYWKADYRYFDQHTLKEIEVKHQFGKFANATVADKIIRMNYDIHVGAIAGLPGKIIAFIASLIAASMPVTGVIIWIGRKKKKRAKISPATAIQPQFQ, from the coding sequence ATGGGGTTTAAAAAACCGATAAAAAAGAAAAGCACATTCAAATATTGGATAGGTCAGCTGCATTTATGGCTAGGTCTAATATCAGGCTTATTTGTATTGTTTTTGGGCCTAACGGGATGCATTTTAGCTTTCCAACGGGAGATAGAGGATGCCGTACAAACTTATCGGTTTACCGAAACCCAAAACAAACCACTTTTGGCACCAACGCAACTCAAAGCAATTGCAGATAAGGCCCTACCCAACAAACATGCGCATAGCGTAACTTACCAGCCTGGCCGTACTACGCAAGTGGTTTATTACGATTTGGTAGCCGATTACTACTACATTGTTTTCGTAAACCAATACACGGGCAAAGTTCTAAAAGTAAAGAACATGGATGAAGATTTTTTTAGGATCATCATTATGGGGCATTATTACCTATGGCTACCGCCAGAAATTGGCCAGCCTATTTTAACCACGGCAACCATGATGTTTGTTTTTTTACTCATTTCTGGGTTGGTTTTATGGTGGCCAAAAAGCAAAGCCGCCAGAAAGCAACGTTTTACCGTAAAATTGAAATCTAAATGGCGTAGGTTAAATTACGATTTGCATAATGTTTTAGGCTTTTACATTACCTTTATTGCTATCTTCATTGGTCTAACAGGCATGGTAATGGGCTTTCAATGGTTTGCTAAGTCTGTGTACTGGGTAAGCTCTGGGGGTAAAACCATGACCGAATGGGAGGAAACCTACTCAGACACTACATCCCTTACCAAGTTAAGTACAAATGCGGCTGCGGCCGATCTACTTTGGGCTAAGTTTTTGAAGGAAGATCCTAAGTTTAAAGGAAGTTTGGATGTACACGTACCCGAAGATGAGAAAGGCGCTGTAGAAATTGCCAAAAATCCAGACCCAAACACCTACTGGAAAGCAGATTACCGTTATTTCGACCAGCATACCTTGAAAGAAATTGAGGTAAAACATCAATTCGGCAAATTTGCCAACGCTACCGTAGCCGATAAGATCATCAGGATGAATTACGATATCCACGTTGGTGCAATTGCGGGCTTACCCGGAAAAATCATTGCTTTTATTGCCAGCTTAATTGCGGCAAGTATGCCCGTAACTGGGGTAATTATTTGGATAGGACGTAAGAAGAAAAAAAGAGCGAAGATTTCGCCAGCAACTGCAATACAACCACAATTTCAGTAA